CCTTGAAATGAAATATTGATATATGAAATGAACTGAACTACACCACTACAAGTCAAAAGTTCAATTTATTGAAATACAATTAAAATGACCCTCACCAATACAGATGCTCTTAAAACGGGGTTCTACACGAATTGGTAAAAAATTGTCGTCCTTCGGGGTTTTGCTTCCCTAGAAGGTTAAACAAAGCTTATTAACATGTCTTTACTATTCAAATTATGTCCAAGTCCAACTTGTGATCCTCGAACAAAAAGAGCTCGACTTATGAACATAATTATTAGGACAAACTACATAAAATCCCCCAACCTATAGGGTCATTTACGAGTTTATATTCAATTTTGAGGACATTTACCAGTACATACTCAACGTCAAAGAAATTCTACAATTTTCCCCCTCCGTTAGCCAAACTGTTAGGGAGTCTGTTAAATGCTGACATGTCAAAAGTGAAATCCCTTTTTTATGACGTGGACTTCCACGtggacaaataaataataataaaaattatctacttttttaaaataacaaatttgttttaaaaaaaataaaaacctaaacaactctctctctctctctctctctctctctctccttctccctcTCGACCCACCCCAACCCAGaactctcctctcctctccagCATATGCCCACCCCGCGGCCACCATCTTCTCCCAGCGTAGAATTATTGGCTCTATGTATCTACGTTAATTTACTTGGTAGGTAGGCAGGCAGGTTGGTAGGAAAAGAACTTGACGGAAGAATCTTATTAGCCTTTAATAAATAAGTAGGCTTTCTAATTTCTAcgtttttccatttttgttcttaattttctGCTAATGATTAATTACTGTTGTTCTTCATGCTCTCAAATTATTCCTTACAACTCAAATTAATCCTTACCTGTAATTGAAGTTCAGATCTGTCATTGTGTACTTGTTTGTTTGCCGAGAATGTCGACGAAAATGAACATTTGAAATCTTAGACAGAGAGGGGCGGAGAGATTTCAGGGGAGGAGGGAAAGGGGctggggttggggttggggcGAGGTTTGAGTGGAGAAGAGGGGTTGCGCTGAGCTGAGAGATTTCGGGAGATCAATAGGGGCGCTGGGCGATGAGGAGTCGCTAGGCGATTGGCCGGGGCTATTGGCtgttcaagtttttttttttttaattttaattttttttttgttttaactgGGTTTTGtgccaaacccaacaaaaacaacccCAGATTCAGATCTAGGTTGTGTGTACAGAGACTGGGGAGAAAAAGAGACGGGGTTGGAGGGAAAGAGGAAGAGACGGGGGCGACTGAGGTGTTTCCATATCAAGTTCACTTAATTCCAGTTTCCACTATACAAAACTCTCTCAGATGACTTGAATGTTTTGCCAGAGAGAGTAGAGGCATTTACTCGTTGGACTGTGTCTCGGCAATCTCGAAGTCGAAGTCGAAGTCGAAGAGATTTAGAATAATCTCGGTTTGGACTAGGAGGAGCAAGGTGGGGCAGCGAGGATGGGGGTTGGGGGAAGATGGTGGCTGCGGGGTGGGCATATGctggagaggagaggagagttCTGGGTTGGGGTGGGtcgggagggagagagagagagagagagagagagagttgtttaggtttttattttttttaaaacaaatatttattattatttattatttaggtTTCTATCACGTGGACGTGATAGGAAAAAAGGATCCTACTTTTGACACGTTAGCATTTAACAAACTAACAGTTTGGCTAACAAGAGCAAATTGTAGGATTTCCGTGACGTTGAGTATGTACTAATAAATGTCTCTAAAATCGAGTATGAACTCGTAAATGATCATATAGGTTAGAGGATTTTATGTAGTTCGTCCTAATTATTATGTTGGTGTAAGGGCATAGTTTCGGCCTTGGCTTCAAATTGCACTCCAAACAATTTAGACCTCAAACTAGTAGTATAATCAAAATAAAGTATTCCATTTGGTGACCAAGTTGGTTTAAATGTTGTCCTTCATAAGCAATTAAACAAATCTCTTACATGTGtcaaatatttcttgtttCCATGGAATAAATGAAGATTTAGGGTCATTAAGCTTTATTAGAGTAAACTAAATCTCCATAAGTTTATCAACTAGCCCTTAATTTGATGGTAGTTGTGATGAGTTTTATACCTGACTTTGGCTAGTTGAAGGGGGAGTGTAGTGAGTAAATTTTCCAACAAAATTGCATTGGGCCTCGAGGTTTTTGGTCAAGctccaacccaacccaacccaaaaaaccTCCCCCCTTTTTAACTCTGAAATTTTCCACTCTCTTAAACCCTCTCTCTGGCACAGAGACAACACTAAAAAATGGCGACCACGTCTCGCTCACTGTACCGTACACTGCGCCTGCGGTCCTTCTCCACAAGTACGAAGCCGTCGCACCACAACAGCCACCAGCAGAATCACCAGTACACAGATCCCAATTCCTTCATCGGGTGCTGGCAGGCCCCCAAGGACCCCAAGGAGGCCGAGGCCAAGCTTGCGCAGCTCCGCAGAGACTACGCCAAGCAGGTGAAGGAGGTCCGCAAGGAGTACATCCAGGAGGTCGAGCTCATGAGGCTCGAGAAGCTTCGCAAGGACGAGGCTCGTAAAGAAGCCCTTAGGCTCCAAAATGAGGAGCGTAAGAGACTCAAGGCTGAGGCTGCTAAGGTCCGTGCCCAACAGCGTGAGGTTGCTGAGCAGGAGTTCCGCCAGACCCTGGTATGTGCCTTGggttctttctctctctttatgtggttttgatttttgttgcGGTGTTTGGTTGATGGGAAAGTGTGGGAAATGGAAGGGGAAGTTTGTTGGGTctggaattgatttgaaacCTAGATTGTGGGTTTTGCTGTTTAAGGGTTATTTGGTTCGGTAGCTCTAGAAATGAGAGAATTTGAGTTGGTGAATTTTAAAGTGTGTGCTTTTTATTACTAAGAAGATATGGGAAAGGGAAcatgagtttttctttttctagtttGACATTGGTTTGAAACTTTATTATGTAACTTCAGGTTTCCTTCAAATTTAGCCTTCTTTTTCGTTTTGATTCTCTGTTTTGTGATTGTAGAAATGTGGGGGAAGGAAAGAAGTTGAGTTATGGGATCTTTTCGGTTTAGATTTTTGGTATCTGAAATAATTGGGAAgatcaaagagaagaaaactcaGAAAGGAGGTTTGAGTCAGAAAAATTTCGGTTTGTTGAATTCGGATCTAAAAAGTGGTAATGCAAATCGACagcacatatttttttaaccaAGGTTAGGACTTAGCACATACTCATATGTTAGCGTCTTTGTTATTGAAATGGTTTAAGGGAAGCCAAAATGAGTTGGATAATTTCAGTATCTTGCATTTCGCCTATTTTGGGAGAAGCACAATGCATTTTGGTGGGGGGAGAAGGCagaatttttttggaattgTAGTGTGCTGGCTGTGTTTTTGTTGCTGTGGatggaaaaatataaaaggatTTTCGGAGATTATAGTGGGAAGGAGGTATTGTGGGGTAAAGTCAGATTCCGGACATCGAATTCTTTAGAGTTTTGGGACGTACCATTTTATTCCTTTTGCGGAATGGAGGGCTGTTCTTtaaatttcagttttcagTGTATTGATGCAACACACGTATACTGTATGATAGTTATCAATTGGTGAttgtttgtgttgttttgCTGTTAGCGGACAACTTATCCACTCATGGTACCGTAATTTGTTTCAATTAGAAATATTCCCTCAGTAAAACCAAGTAAAAATTCAAACCTTACCGTAGTTAAGTTGACAAACTTGACATAAGAAGGCTTAATGCATGCGGAGCTGATAGATAGTAGTGATCTTAGATCACTCATCTGGATCTCCTCAGTGTTGCAATCCTAAGGGGTAGGGTACCCCAATCTCCTTTGCCCTTACATGCATTCTTCTTGTTTAACCATGATTGAAATTCTGGTTTGGAATCTTTTTAGAATGTTGTCTGTGTTAGTTATCATTCCTTTATCAACTGAAACGTAAATGTTCATAATCATTGATTTCATGAACTAGAGCAATATAGTTGTTAGTGGTGTCTACATTATACCGTGCTAGCATGAATAATGAGGATTAACAAACTTTTAATGAACAATATCAATTGCCAGAGGTTCCATTGATCATCTAAAGAAAATACACCCATAGTGTTGTGGGGTGgagttgtagttttttttttttgggggtacAAGGTGTCATAATTTTTAAGTTCTTAGGCGGGCTCTAGGATTAAAGTGCTCCTTTTAGAGTGCACTTGGGGTTCAAGCTTTTCTAACTAATTCTCTCCTCTTGTAGTCAAGATCTCACTGTCTATCTTAAAATAGAAAGTGTATCAGTTGTGGATGCAAGTTCCTTTCACCTGGTTTTTGTAATAACATCGGGGATTTGTGCTTACTTTAAGTGTGCAAATATTTGAATATCTGATGTAAACTATAATGAGAATTGAGTTGATGGTCATTCTCATATGTGACAATTCAATTCATCTATGTCCAGGAAagagataattttttttttttaattaataatttttcttttcatacaGCTTATGTGTTTCTTTCACTTGCATGTCTTACATGTTTTGATTTGTCTAAATGCACAGTTAAAAGAAAGAGCAGAGAAACTTGAGAATTGgaagatgaaggaaaaaatgagagaagagaagaaaaaagagaagaatgaACTGTTGCGACGTCAGAGTTCCTTGTGGATCAATGAACCAGaactggaaaagaagattttaGAAGCCATCGTTGATACTACACCCCTTTGAGTCCATTTTATTTCCAAATTGTCTAGTGGTGGTATCTTACAGTTTCACTGTATAGACAAGATAATCAGGACTTAGTATGTTTTGTACCCAATCtttatgttttctattttcttttcatcatcCACTAATTTCCCAACCAcattccttttccttcttcatattttaataAGATCTGTATACTTTCTAATCAGGGCATAGTATATTTTGTACCCAGTGCTGtatgtttaaaattttggagGGCAACTGCCATGGTGATGTCATTGACAAATTTGCTAGCAAATATGGTAACGCAGTTATTTTGCCTTGCCTTACCTTCCATGGAATCCTCCTAAATCTAGTGAAAACTTTGATTAAGTCAAAGTTTAGAGACTCTTGATTCTAGGAACTTGGCATCGGCAGGATTTAGGTGCGAATGCAAATCGAAAAGTGCAATGAACTGGGTTGGAACTTGGAACACCATTTCGAGTTCAGATTTCAGAATGGATATTaagcaaaaacaaattgaatgAGGGCGCATCTTTAACATCGAGCCAATTTACCTGCTGATGAGGTTTGAAGCCTTAGCCCTTGAACGCCGTGTAAATGATCTTATGTACTGGTTTGCTCTAAAGTTGCTTCTCATTTCCATCTCTAATCCCTCTTTTacttaaattgaaaaataaaagtaaaaacaatacccaatatttgaagaaaaaatgaacACAAAATATCAATATGTTTAAAGGTAAACTTCCTCCTCCGACCTTAAATTGTTTTAAACCTGCTCTGAATTGTGTAAGCACTAGCAGTTCAcaatatattcaaatttagggttaatcattttattagttcCTGAACTTTGACctgatttgcatttgagtacctcaattttcaaaatagttctcgtagtcctttaactttagttttgtttggacaaatggtcttgccgtcaattttgttaactttttctgttaaatacaagggcaaaatggtatttttatattaaaacaaaaaaatatgaataaaaaatcgtatctttaaaataacaataaaatcaaatcaaatcaaaaaccaaataaattttaaaaaaaaagttttggggGAGTAAAAATCGGGATAGAGGGAGAgagttcaaaaaaaaaaaatttaattcatattttaattaattttgatacaaaaataccattttgcccctgcatttaatagaaaaattaacaaaattgacggcatgACCATTTTTCCaacgaaactaaagttaaaggaccacgggaatcattttaaaaattgaggtactcaaatacAAATCGGGTCTAAATTTAGATACTActaaaacgattaaccctgCAGATTTATTTcaaatcctaatttttttaaatacatttcCTTTTTTACGCAAGAGACGAGAGGATCAAAAGTAGTTTCTATCCATGAGCAAAAATTCTTTGGCAGGTTTTtcaaatgaccattttacaGCCAAAAAAGGATGAAGAAAAATACTCTTAATCCACAAACAATGGAAGCCATGAgcaaaaaatctaaaatttattgttcttttcttttcctattcAACCTCtagaaataattaattatcttcTAATCTATCTAATTGACCCGCCACGAATAGAGGATACAGTGCAAACACCAGCTGATGTTGTAAGCGGAATATCTCTATAGCAGGCCACTAGGTCAGTGTTAGTGTGCAGATCTACTTGCAAGGTCTCCCACACCTTCTTCTTGGGGTTCAACACCTCATCAGGCTCACCCACAAACCCTGGAAATGTAACTCTCTCGCCAACTTGAGCAGCTTTTGGCGGATCAACCAATTCAACCTGAGAGTGCACCCAACATTGAAGATCTCTTATCAGTAATTACATTAGTGTCTAATTGTCCATGTTTATTCATGACTAGCTGAACCACTGCACACAGATAAACTTAGCACATGCTTGAGAAAGGTTCTGAGAATGAAAGTGTTCGCAATAGCGTCCCCAAAAGCTAAGATTTCAAGAAACATGAATTACAAAGGCATAATTCTTCCTAACTGTGACAAATCACAAACAGCAATAATTGCCACTCAAGTTTGATAttgctaaatttttttccaactGTCAAAACCACTACAGGACTTACGCAGAAacatactatcacaatatTATCACATGATCTTATGCAGAATAAGGCCAACACTGATAATTTTTGAAAAGAGAAACGTTTATTGCACGAAACAAAGCAGAATTAACTCTTTTTACAGCAGCAATTTTACATAAAGCTGTGGCAAAAATATCCTCACAATATCCTAAATTCCTAATATCCTCACCTAAACCCTAATATCCTCAAAATATTCTTAATAAACAATGTTAGAGACCACAAGTTAAAATTAGTTATCATCAAATTCACAATAGTAGACTTTGTTTCACTCAAAGGGTCTGATTAGCAAGAACACACAAGATGCAAACACTAATTAAAGGTACATGGGGCTGCTTACCGTGGTGTGGTCACTGTTCGAAGCAGCAAGAACCATTGCTTGTGATTTAATACCCCGCATGGTTGCTGGCTTCAGATTGCAAAGAACACAGACCTTCCGGTTCTGCCACAGAataattaatatgaaaaaactaATGGATTAGAAGGTGGTCCCAAAAAGTTATGGAAATAATtcgaattttattattaaaaaaatctgtaGATGCAAACACAAACCTGCATTTCTTCAATAGGTATATACTTGACAAGGCCACTCACGACTGTTCTAGTCTGTCCTTCACCAACATCAATCTCTTCTACATAAAGCGAATCAGCATCAGGATGCTTCTGAGCTTTAGTAATGAGGCCAACACGAATATCAAGTCTAGAAATGGAAATCTCTGCTTCAGCTGCAGATTTCGTGGCCTGttgctttttctttccacTGTTGTCTGTTACAAAAATGGCTTATTAGAATAGATATACTTATGTAGTAACACTAACGACTAATAAATGGTATAGGATTCTTTTCAAGTATAAGTGCCCACAAAACATGAGCTTAGCTTATGAGGTAAACCCACATTTTAGGAGAACctatgtatttttttggttaccaGGAGAAGCTGTTTTTATGTAAAAATGAAGAAGTATGGGAAGTATTACTTATTAGTTAACTTTGCTAATGCTACGAGCTTGTGGGCCAAACTAACTAGATATAAGGACATTCTAACCTgaaactttcattttcttgagTTGTGCAGCCACCTTTACTGCTTCAGCTTCTTCCCTCTCCTTCCTATCCGCTTGACTTCCAGCAAACTTCTTCCTCAAGGATTCCACTTCTTCATCTTTCTGTATGCACGTGTAAACTTTCACTAAATGAGAATCTACAAACAGGAAAGTGATGCAGCAATGATATCATGGCAAACTAGAGAGGCCAGCattgaaaaccaaaaacaaaccaaaaacaaattttaagtGCAGCCTACAAACTTATCCCAGAGACTAGCTTAATTTTCTAGCCATTCACTTAGAGATGCTAATAAACAAAGTATATAGACAAGACTACTATTTTAGTGCTTTAGGATCTTCCACCTATGCAATAGATAAGTTGTACACAGTCAGATGTAAGTTGTATAGGAATTACTATTCACCACTGAGTCACTATgacagatatatatatatatatatttttggctTCTAGCTGCAGCATCAGTGATGGTTGGTTGCTTCCGTTGATCCAGTTTTCTAGGCAACTTGAATTACATTATAGGACTTGCTTCATCATCAAGTATTACAAGGCAATATTTCCCTGTGAAGTTCTTGTAAAGCAAATGCACCATACAATCCTGGTGATATTGAATAATTGAGGTGCTGTTTGTTCAAGAGCTACTTGAAGTTCCCCATACCCCATGCCCTtctcttatattttctctcgATAACCTTTTGTTTGCTGATAACATCAGGACTTTTCTCCACTATTTTGCTGCAATTCTCACCCAGTGTTTCTTCTATTTCTTGTTTAGGGTTCCTCTCTCGTAAACACTATGCCATGACATACTGTGGCCACTTTGGCGATTCATATTCCCTTCATGCAGAATAATTGGAAATTACAAGTGTTCCATCACTTTAAATCCTATACGATCAGGTTGTTTCTTCCCACTCATCACTCATCAGTGTCAATACATCTATTCTGCGAATAATAACAAGAGtaacaagaaacaaataacGGTAAAAGACAGAGAAAGCAGAGACATACCAATTCCTTGAACAACGGCTCTGGTTTCCCGATCTTGTGACCAATAGGTACAATCTCCCAAGGCCGTCTTGCGCTAGCAATATCTCCTTTATCATCATAAAGCAATATGTGCGTCTCAGGAGGCAAATCAAGCTGCTTAAAAACCTTGAATGCagttaaaggaaaaaaatctCAGCATGGATGATTATAGTAATATCACGTTATCACAAAAATATTTCAGAGTAACACAATCATCTGTGAAGAGAATTTATTACTTCAAGAGAAAATGATGGCATAAAGGGTTCCAACAAACAAGCAAGAAGATGCACTAGTCCGACTGAAGTTCTCATAACAACAGCACAACGAGGTTGGTCCTCCTTGTAAAGCTTCCAGAACTGGCTTTCCTGCATGGTAATGTAGATGGTGCAACTTAGCAGAAGTTGAATAATTGGTTTTGCATCCATTTACAAGCAATACACTTAAGGAAAGAACATATCCATAAACAAGTGTCTCAAACAGAGATCATGCTTACTTGCAGATATGCGTTCCCTTCACTAGAAATGCTCATTGCTGTTTTGAGTCCTTGCTTTAGTTTAACCTACACAAAATGCAGATAGGAATGTTATGCCAATGCAAGAGAAATGTGAAAAAGGAGGTGAGGGGGAGAAGCTTCCAATCATTTGCAACAAACTGTCATCTAAATATTAATCACCTTCTCCATTGATTCTATATATTGCTCCACATATTTACCAACTTTTTCAGCTAGTTTCTCTGTCAAAGGATCTGATTCTGCACTTGGAGCATCTGGAATAATGGAGCCATACCCTTGACCTGTACATGAAATTTATGAGTTTATTTGCTGCAAAAGTATCACATATACCATGCTTATTTTCTAAACCAGAAAACATGcataaaaaaaaggtaaggaTACAATGAAAATAGAGCCACCTACTGATACAATTTAATTGTCATCCAACTACCTCTGTGATATTACATGTGTAATTGGTCTACATAGGAATGTATATACAACCTTGATATCGCAATGTTGCATTATCAAGAAATTGTGTCTACTGTATCAAGAATTTTTAACACAAGCTTTGtctcaagaaaaaatatgaaaccaagagcagttttttttctttcttttgtattcAGGGAAAGGAGAGGGCGAGAGTTGAACTCCAGACATGAGTATGCACGTAAGTGCTTTACCACTGGAGTTATCACCACCAACAAAAGCATAAACGAACAAAGAGACCAAGAATTAACAATATAATAGTTCCTTAAATAACTTCCTCATGCTATTTATTTGTAAAAGACAAATCAGCTGACTGGTCAATACTTTCAGAAACAAAAGGCTGACAGACCTGAAGGTTTGgcaacaaaactcaaaactcgATTTATGAAATTGCCCAGATTATTCAGCAATTCGCTGTTCAGTTTTGCTTGCAAGTCAGCCCATGTAAATAATGTGTCTGATACCTGTTTCACCAAAAATCAAGTCAAATCAAACGAGTAAACAAAGATACAGAGAGAGACGGATATGCATTACAAACTATCACAAACTCAAAAGGGAAGAAGGGAATCATCAAATTTACCTCAGGCCTGTTAGTTAGCAAGTAATATCTCCATACTTCCACAGGAATGTTTGTATCTTTTGCATTATTTCCAAAAACCCCTATGCCTTTGCTCTTAGAAAACTTTCCTGTAAAAACCATCAAAACTTAGATCACCTAGTACATAATGCACAAAGGTGAAAACCTTGAGCTTCTGTTAATTAATGGCCATAACATCCAAATTTAAATCATGCATAGTTAATGGTCATAACTTGATTGTGGCTAAATCATTTCTAGATAGTCAACCAACCTGCTTCGTAGTTTAAGTACTCAGTAACACTAATAGTCTTCATCAAAGTCCAATTTTCACCAGTTCCAAGAAGTGTGGACGGAAACATGACCTAAAAGATAAATAAGTACACAGTTAAaatgaattcttttttctattcTGAACTAAGATAGGGCTACTTAGTAAATGCAACCACTCTACTGTACTCATTTGTGAGATGTATTTAGAATAGGACACTTACTGTATGGAATGGCACATTATCCTTGCCCATAAACTGATACAACTCCACATTCTCAGGATTCTTCCACCATTGCTCCCAATCATCGGTGTAACATTTAGTAATTGAGACATATCCAATAGGAGCATCAAACCACACATAGAAAACCTACCAATGGCAGAGTTAAATTATTTTAGCAAACTTCGAAAATCATTAACAAATATTAGTAGAAATAGcataatttcaattacatGCACTAACCTTGTCCTTGAAGTTATCATGTGGGACCGGAACCCCCCACTTTAGATCCCTGGTAATACATCGTTGTTTAAGCCCTTCTTTGAGCCATGCATTTGTTGCTTGAATGGCATTCTGGCTCCAGGACCCAGCCACTGATGTTCTATTTATGTAGTCCTCCAATTTAT
The window above is part of the Prunus dulcis chromosome 1, ALMONDv2, whole genome shotgun sequence genome. Proteins encoded here:
- the LOC117615687 gene encoding stress response protein NST1-like; translated protein: MATTSRSLYRTLRLRSFSTSTKPSHHNSHQQNHQYTDPNSFIGCWQAPKDPKEAEAKLAQLRRDYAKQVKEVRKEYIQEVELMRLEKLRKDEARKEALRLQNEERKRLKAEAAKVRAQQREVAEQEFRQTLLKERAEKLENWKMKEKMREEKKKEKNELLRRQSSLWINEPELEKKILEAIVDTTPL
- the LOC117615503 gene encoding probable methionine--tRNA ligase; the protein is MDVEGGGRHVMIFDDDSNACHCTRELDMGDLTMTFKEDQKAPKLPIPGKRNILITSALPYVNNVPHLGNIIGCVLSADVFARYCRLRGYNTVYICGTDEYGTATETKAMEEKCSPQEICDKYHAIHREVYEWFNISFEKFGRTSTPQQTEVCQEIFKKLLENGWLSENTMQQLYCDTCKRFLADRLVEGTCPTQGCDYGSARGDQCENCGKLLNPTELKDPKCKVCKTTPRIRDTNHLFLELPSLKDKLEDYINRTSVAGSWSQNAIQATNAWLKEGLKQRCITRDLKWGVPVPHDNFKDKVFYVWFDAPIGYVSITKCYTDDWEQWWKNPENVELYQFMGKDNVPFHTVMFPSTLLGTGENWTLMKTISVTEYLNYEAGKFSKSKGIGVFGNNAKDTNIPVEVWRYYLLTNRPEVSDTLFTWADLQAKLNSELLNNLGNFINRVLSFVAKPSGQGYGSIIPDAPSAESDPLTEKLAEKVGKYVEQYIESMEKVKLKQGLKTAMSISSEGNAYLQESQFWKLYKEDQPRCAVVMRTSVGLVHLLACLLEPFMPSFSLEVFKQLDLPPETHILLYDDKGDIASARRPWEIVPIGHKIGKPEPLFKELKDEEVESLRKKFAGSQADRKEREEAEAVKVAAQLKKMKVSDNSGKKKQQATKSAAEAEISISRLDIRVGLITKAQKHPDADSLYVEEIDVGEGQTRTVVSGLVKYIPIEEMQNRKVCVLCNLKPATMRGIKSQAMVLAASNSDHTTVELVDPPKAAQVGERVTFPGFVGEPDEVLNPKKKVWETLQVDLHTNTDLVACYRDIPLTTSAGVCTVSSIRGGSIR